In the genome of Stomoxys calcitrans chromosome 4, idStoCalc2.1, whole genome shotgun sequence, the window cggaccctagttctgtttggtttgccagaaccttcatcatcggtcggtgtcgatgaggtgtaaccggtgcatggagtgggtacatttccgatcttgctctggcctcacttcactacgggagtatagtcatactggttatgtcgcaaggtgatgtgcgaacatagccagcagtgggtcacaagcgtcgtcgtcgtcgccttcggcgtcctcgtcgttggactatgtgaccccccgacctctcccgtacggtaatttacgcaacggcagcatcctagccctaatattgccaggccagtgtcgggaagtgAATCGTTCTTGCaattaaactgcaacggacttcgtggcaagatcgatgagatcgtggactttatgagtctgAAGAGCATATTgttcgcagcgatccaggagacaaagctgactaacacctgcagcttgcacagttgtcacggttacaatgtgctacgtaaggatcgctcaaggaatggaggtggggaattggccttcgttatacaccattccgtgcagtatagacctatctcgcctgcgcttgacgctagtgacccctacatggaatgcatggggatagcagtcaggtctggtactgccgagatagagatatacaacgtgtatataccgccggttggtagctgtgtcccgactaatggccaggcttacaaccccgacataagtgggttgctaacTGGCCATAATCGTCGGGTTCTAGGGGAATTTagtgcgcatcacacgtcatggcattctcccctaggtaacgaccagcgtgacatagctttggcagagcagattaatAGCTCCACATTTTGCACAGTGAATAAGGAtgtccccactaggattacgaggagatgtagcagctcgccaggcatctccattgcatcccctgatctcctgagtgacgtatcctggcaagccgtcatctctttggggtcagaccaccccccccataattctcaccatcgaccgaccacccgacttcataaactCTGAGTGCCGGACatttatcaattataagaaggccgattggactggcttcagaatcagcgagctgaatctggaaataaacagggtagtcaacgaacctaagcggaatttgtggctaaaacacttggagcaatgtaacttaggcaccggtgtaggcaaactgtgggctactgttaagtcactctcgaaccccggtagacgggatgacaggacctcagtcacttttggcaaaatagccgtgactgatccgaagagatgcgccaggttgttcaaccgtcaatttattgtgcatctcgAGAGAGACGGGGCAAGGAAGacagccattcgccgtattcgtggtctccgagccgatgaacagccattaaaatttaccgtgggcgaagttacgaatgtcatccgtgccgccaaatcttctaaggcgttgggccccgacggaatctctacattgatgttgaaaaatctggattcacctggagttgagtaccttaccactgtcctcaacctgtcattgaacactcttatagttcccgacgTCTAGacaatgggcagagtgatcccgctactgaagcctggaaaagacccgagtttgggggagtcgtacagatcgatcttccttctctcaccagtggcaaagacgatTGAGTCATTacttctcccgagcctcgtaggagaatttccattcgccgagcatcaacatggatttcggagactgcacagcacaacaacagctttgcatgccatcaccgcacacatttgccatggcttcaatcagcccagaccatgtgataggacgctCCTCgtagcactggacctatcgaaggcattcgacacggtcagccatgccaaattatttgaggacattgccaacacgtccctccagctaggtctgaaacgatgggtcgcgaattatctgtgtggtcgccagtcatttgtggaatttagggataagaatcgaaacaccgtagagtgaaacagggagttccccaaggtggggtgatatctccggcactgtttaacctctacctatcctccattccaacccctccagacggcatagagatcgtatcatatgcggacgattgtacgatcatgccatcaggccccccactcattgatgacatctgcgataggttgaacgtctacctcaacgagcttgcctcatgtTTCGctgcaaatcttcagccacattattcaccacaaatacgcgtgaggtgaataccgagctgactgtgatggtcgatggagaaatgattccgaccatcaagtgtcccaaaatacttggcgtcacatttgacagctcttacacattctcctctcacatgccacagcaatctgcgattaAGTCAAAAGTAgcaacaaggtcctcaagtcacttgctgacagcacttggggtgcagacaaagaaaccccTTTGGCCACGTACAATGCAATTGGcctgtctgtggtaagttatgcagcgccagtgtggtctcgtcaactttgtaacacgcagtggaataatattcagatctgtcagaatgccgccctccgaactgcgacgggctgtctcctcagttctcatgtggaccacctccatcaggagacaaagatcctaccagtgcgaagacatgctgtccaagcattaccttttgggctgctatcgcagaaaccatccaaatcatcatcttgtggatagatatccaccgcccagaagccttaaggtagatctacacgatctagagcttgaggttcagcgctacaagagagaacctctagatcaagcggcatatcaagcaggtctaaataACAttaatgcagacacggtagcagatgcggtaattggctaccgggtgaatgtagtccttggagaacgaccgccacccattgcagccgaagaaatcgacctcccccggcaaaccagggtAGTTCtgcctcaattacgttccggcagatgcagccgcctcaattcccacagagctaggattgatgccgacgtgcaagatgtatgtcccgattgtaaccagggaccgcacgatacacgtcacctgtctAACTgctcggccagacccactcgactcagacccagaacacaataaactgctacaacaacaactacaaccatAGAAGTTACGGATATCATCCGTGTTGCCAAATCATCCAAAGCGTTGGTCCCCAGATGGGGAGTTTGAGTGATTGAAATCGTCCAGAGACTTGTAATACATTGGGAAAGGCATGTAAAATTCGTTTTCACCGAACTTTACGCATTTATTGAGTGGGGCGCCTTTTAAGAAAGTGTCCCACGAATGCTACTTTTTGTGCCACCTTTTGAAATTTTCCGAAGGTAAGGCTGGGCGGCAGGATTATTTGTTATTAGGCCTTGTAAACATGGCATAACTTACATCAAAAACCAAGcacatttttggttttacaatatatttatttactcATTCTTGATCATAACTTATACAAAAAATTAGGTTTTGTCACATGTTCAAGGAGGTAATAGGTCACCACATATAAACTTGGTAAAATCGGAACGAATGTACACTGTAATATACATGTCAAAAAGAATTAAGGTAGGATTTCTTGTTTACATTGTCATGTAGAACAAAGGagacacaataaaaaaaaataatcttagAATAAAGAATTGCGTTAAATGACGACACATTtttcttttgtgtgtgtgtgtgttttttttttaataacttagatccaaactaaaatttggCTGTGAATTCTTATTAGTACGGTCGTGAGCGATTTCCACTGGGACTGTTGCCGCGCATAGGGCCACCGCCGCCACTGTTGCCACCAAAATCTCGACGTCCACCGCGATCACCTCCGGGACCACCACCGCGACCTCCACCGCCGAAACGGTTACCGCCGCCGCCACCGCCGCCATAACCTCCTCCTCCACCACCTCCTCGGCTGTCTCTGTTGTAACCGCCGCCGcctccgccaccaccaccaccgtaGCCACCGCCGCCACGACCTCCGCCGCCGCCGCCTCCACTGCCACCATCTTCGTCGCCTTTGGGTGTTTTGCAACGGTTACATTCATTACGCCACGCAAAGTTAGTATTGTTACAACTGCTACACCGCCAATCACCTTCGCGTGGAGCTACGTTATTATTTCCGCCGCCTCCACCGCCACCGCCTGGACCTCCCATTCTTGGACGGCCCCCACGATCTCCACCACGATCACCGCCGCCACGGCCAGAGTCATAATCTGAAccgccaccgccaccaccaccgccgccgCCTCCTCCTCGATCAAAACGGCTGCCACCGCGATCACGATCGCCACCACCAAAACCTCCGCCGCCACCTCCTCCTCCTCGTCCACGACCTCCACCGCCGCCGCCACCTCGCCCACCGCCTCCCTTATTCCAATTGTTTTGACGCTGAGCCAACGAAACCTTGATAGTGAAACCATTAAAATCATGTCCATCAAACCAAGCGATTGCTGATTGCGCAGCATTAATGTCATCATATGTCACTGTGGCTTCTCCTTTGGAAACCCCGGTTTCCTTATTGCGATACAACCATATCTTTGGCTTTGAGGTACGTTTGTCTTTCTGTAATGGTATCATTATTAGTTAGTTTACACGGCACATTTATTTGTCTTAATTTCATTTGTAAAATTACCTTAATTATGCCAATAGCTCCAAAGTGAGTCTCAATATCTAATTCGGTAGCTTCGGGATTCATGCCAGAAACAAATATGGTATCTTCCTGTGTAACCATATCACCACCGCCACCACTACCATATCCTCCGCCTCCGCCACCGCCACCTGCAAAATGTACCTTGATTAGATTCCATATAAAAACCAAAGCAATTATGATAAAACACATTCAATATTATTGTAGTAAATAATAGGTCAACCTCTCCTCTCAACTCTCACTCGTATAATCAATTGATTGAACAAACTGACGATCGTAATAAAGGTCATGAACATTATGTTGTATTGTATATAAACCACTTAGAACATACAAAACCATACATACGATTTTCCCCATAACGAGGGAAAATATGGAAACCTTTGCTTGCTAAATCACGGCTGGGTAACAATTTGCCTCCGCAGCAGAAAGACCTTTTGGTGGTAGGTGTTACCCTCCCTATGAAGTTACTCTCGCTTGTAACACCAAAGAAACATtttaacacacacatacacacacacactcttagTTATAACCATCATTATACGCaaatatttaaaccatattcTGTTGAAATGTGAAAGCATATGAAGTAGGACGACAACGAAACACGAAACACTATCACAACTTTCCTCTATACCATACGCCTTTCATTCGTTGTATacccatatttttgcaatttaatgTCGGTATATGTATGTGTGATCAATAAACCAATCATCCACTACGACTCTTGTACACAGTTAACAAAGTTAAACATAAGATTTGTTTGCTAGATTATAGAGCTATCTGCAGTGGCCACATATCTGTGAATATTTTAGTGTTGTCATCCTTGTTGATATTTGATCGGTATATGAAAATGTTAAGATTCCAAACAACCAACAGCCACATTGtttaattttcctttaaatttgGTGTTTTTTAGCAAATATCGTCGTGGTTCCGTATTTATTTATGCAAACCTTTCAACCTGCCAAAGaagaaaagtgttttgttacacaCACCTGTAGACTAAATCAACTGGGTTTCGTCGTAGTTGCTTTTTTACTCTGTATTTTCATCATTGACTACTCTTTGATAGAAATGCAACAAAGGATATATTAAAGTTGCTCCAGCGGCCCTGAAGTTCACCAGAAGAGATACTCTAACCATACTATCCATTACATCAAACTTTGTACTAACGAAGCGATAATGggtattttgtcaaaaattctgacaacaaaaattcaaaaataaaatgagagactATGTTTAGTTGACACACTTGGTATAAACGAGTTTATATAACTTGCACAACACACACCTCTAAAGGACGACGATACGAACCTCAACCGTTTGATTGGATAATTTTTGCAACTTTTGATTTAATGGATCGATTTCAGAGCTGGCCAAATATTAATGGCACATATCAATtgcaaaagtatttttttttttgcaaaactaaacaaaaataagctatCCGACAGACACTGAATgaatcctttaagatacattgcgcctatagaggacgcaataaGCAATCCGaaactgaatgtatcctttgagataaattgcgcctatagagggcgcaattttcatccgattagactaacattttgtaaaatgatttctctcatgacttccaactgactatAATAATAACCtctgttttatttggtctgggcattgatattgcttttatataaatcgatctactgatttttataccctccaccataggatgggggggtatactaatttcgtcattctgtttgtaactactcgaaatattcgtctgagaccccataaagtatatatattcttgatcaacgcgacattttatgtcgatctagccatgtccgtccgtccgtctgtctgtcgaaagcacgctaacttccgaaggagtaaagctagccgcttgaaattttgcacaaatacttcttattagtgtatttcggttggtattgtaaatgggccatatcggttcatgttttgatataactgcaatataaaccgatcttgggtcttgactttttgagcttctagagtgcgcaattcttatccgattggaatgaaattttgcacgacgtgttttgttatgatatccaacaactgcgctaagtgtggttcaaatcggtcaataacctgatatagctgtcatataaaccgatcttgggtcttgacttcttgagtctctagagtgcgcaattcttatccgattggaatgaaattttgcacgacgtgttttgttatgatatccaacaactgtgccaagtatggttcaaatcggtccataacctgatatagctgccatataaaccgatcttgggtcttgacttcttgagtctctagatcgcacaattcttatccgatttgaatgaatttttgcacgaagtattttgttatgatgtccaacaactgtgccaagtatggtacaaatcagttcataacctgatatagctgtcatatacacagatctggggacttgacttcttgagcttctagagggcacaattcttatccgatttgaatgaatttttgcatgacgtattttatttttactttcaacaactgtgtcaaataagggtcaaatcggttcataacctgatatagctgtcatatacacagatctggggacttgacttcttgagcttctagagggcgcaattcctatccgatttggctgaaattttgcatgacgtattttatttttactttcaacaactgtgtcaaataaggtttaaatcggttcataacctgatatagctgccatataaaaggatctgggatcttgactacttgagcctctagaggtcgcaattattatccgatttgcctgaaattttgtacgacggatcctctcttgaccatcaacatacgtctttattatagtctgaatcggtctatagcccgatacagctcccatattaatcgatctctctattttacctcttgagcccttgatgggaaattaacgatagtatcgatatttattattaatactatagaaaatatcgaatgttgcgattaccgttagtttgccagctctagtcaaTTATGAACTGCAAATCAACTATAGTTGCTTTAGCAGAACATAAAgccgtaaaataaaaaaagaatacaaaattttgtatttttttatcacTATGTGACTTTCAACGTTCAGCTActaagtaaattttaaaaaagtattcaaaaaggaaatttcttaaaaaatttgctaCGTGGTAAGGCAACTGGAAACTTGGGTTGCTATCCATAATCGACCtatttgttttcctaaaaaacaaaaataaaaacaaaagaaacgtatcgctaaaaactaaaaaaaaaagtattatcACAACAGTCTTTCTGCTGTAATTCTTTTGTAAAACTTTAAATTGTATTCATGTTAATAGGCCGTGCTGCAAAAAAAATACCACTAATGTACTGTGATAGGTTTCTGAAAGCAGTAACTTTTAAGTAactttttcaaaacatttgtgtcccgtctttttatacccaccaccatagattcttaATCGGTTACACTACCTATTCAGGAAAATTTAACGGCTTTGTGCCCTTATATTTGTATACTCTTATCCTCTTGGCATTCTATATGGTGTTATATCAATACACATCTTACTGCCAAAATTATCGATATATCTATCTATGCAGTTGTTGTTCGGTATTGTAAAACGGTCATAtcgattcatatttggataaagctgcagTACAGACCGATCCAACTATTAAATTTCTCACTGAGCGCCGaaaagcctaagacaacttacaaTACAAGTAAAATTGCTCAAAAGTGcgctaaaatgttttttttaattaaatttttttaatgctaCTGCCAGCAagttgacctcaatttttggtaggttttccaACATATTAATACCAAGTTAATCACTGTAAAAATTCATTCACTTCTTGTCATTTCTGCGTAATCGTTAAGAGTTCAGAAcaaaaccatggatgtcgagggaccaaatactgttacaaggggtctcaatgttgtAACTTTCGGTAAAAAGGTGTTACGATTCTAATATTTACTGTAGCTGGTACGAGTGCTAAGggatcgttttaaaatttcgtaaattcaaGTTAGGAAATGCGGTTTTGTGCCTTTAATCAGAAAATAGGCCTATGTGGCAGGCTCATAGAAAGATGGTTGTTgtagtagtagcagtgtgtggtacactgaggcggcagcccttgacgATGAagaaattcatcgggtcaatccgttacatacaaccggctgccatgggattgatagaAAGATGGTGATGGGTTCATGCAGGCTATAGAGTGATTGcagcaaacagacggacatggctagatcctttATGAATAACGACAGTACTATATCGTTTTTAGCgttgaaaatgtataaattGATGTTCTTCAAATGGAACGGCAAAACGGCCTAGTCTCCGGTGGCGGATATAAAAACATATagcgcatttttggcttgtagaatatttggtaggttttgattGAGTTtgataggatttttcttaaattttggtaggaaataattttctcgaGTGGCAACACTGCTGCCAACCATACCAATAGTATtggaaaaatttcagttttagtTGTAGTAGAATTAGCTCTTTGGAAATGACTGACcatttacaaatttattttttctacgtATTAATAAAAGACGTTGACTTTTAATAGTTTTCCACTACACAGAACCTCttgaaatgtttttaaaatgttGGTAAGAGTTTCCACTTTACGACGCACACCTGGGCTCATGAAATTAAGATACTTGCCATAGACCTTGCACGAAAgacgaaaaatacaaaaaaataaaaaaaatagtaatgtgagtttaaaaaaaaaaatattctggtgTGTTCTGTGACTTTTTTTCCCACCAAATTAATTTGTTGTTACCACACACagagaaaaaattcaaataaattatttgttgtatgatcctttttttggttttatctaAAAAAATCTCATGATGaaaatttgagaaattttgtaACTTTATTAACCTGCTGATTATAGTTCATTTTAGGGAAAATGTGAAAAGTGAAACCCACACGATTGAGGGTTCTGCTGCACAATGATATTTTTAGTTGCTAAGCTACAAATTTACGAGCTCATATAATTAAGTCATTGTTTCTGAACTGGAATGGTGATagttttacatgccatcaccgcatacatttgccgtggcttcaatcagcaaaGGCCATATAATAGGACGATCTtagtggcattggacctatcaaAGACGTTCGTTCGACAACatagccaacacgtccctccagccaggcctgggtcgcgaattatctgtgtgatcgccaatcatttgtggaattaagaGCTAAGAAACTAAGAAAGCACCGTAGCAAGAAAGAGAGAGATCCCAAAGGcgtggtgatatctccggcaatgtttaacctctatctatcctccattccacgcAGTTCAGATGGCATAGAGATTATATCATATGCGGTCGATTGTACGATCTTGGCCCATCAGGCCCACCCCACCCATTGATAACAAACGTCTACCTTAAGCAACTTGCCTCCTATTTCGCTGCCCGAGATCATCAGAAGATATCTGCTACCCAATCTTTATCAACATTATTCACGCATGAGGTGAATGGGGAGCTAATAGCGATGGTCGATGGAGTAACAATTCCCAGAATACTTGCTGTTACATTTGCCAGCTGTTAcatattctccccacatgccacagcaatttgcgataaagtcaaaagcagAAACAAGGTCTTGAAGttacttgccggcagcacttggatGGCAAAGAAACCTTgatgaccacgtacaaagcaattggtcagtttatggtaagttatgcagcgctagtgtgatctcgtcagctttgtgacgcgcattggaataatattcatcacgagacaaagatcctacccgtgcttAGATATAatgcaataccttctgggctatTATCGCATGGACCATCCCccccaaatcatcatcttgtggataggtatccaccaccCAGAACCTTTTAGTTGGATCTACATGAtgagaggttcagcgctacaagagagcaTATCAAGCggatctagacaacattcatgcagacacggtagcagatgcggtaaatattggattgcccaaaaagtaattgcggatttttcatatagtcggcgttgacaaattttttcaacggcttgtgactctgtaattgcattctttcttctgtcagttatcagctgagtgtaaaaaaagtatatttgactaaggttcattctaagttttattaaaaatgcatttactttcttttaaaaaaaatccgcaattactttttgggcaacccaatagctaccggggttaatgtagtccttggagaacaccGCCTTCCATTATACCTAAAGAAATTGACTTCcgccggcaaaccagagtagttctggctcaattacgatccgacaGATGCACccacctcaactcctacagagcaaggattgatgccaacgtctAGGATGATGCGTGTCCCGAATGATAACTGGgcccacacgacacacgtcacctgtttaactcaCTCGTCTCAGATCCAGATTCCTCTGGGTTTCGGATAGTGAAGTGCACATTAcggaggtaagcatgtccgcctatgacgctgaattccTACTTTTGGATTATATAGTagcacccggcctctcactggactttccactcgataccgctgattttccgccactgcagttgcagctactccgtaatgcaaatgcaaattgcaaatttcccccatgaacattccactaaggaacagaaagggacaaacttctcacttatcaatgagtgctggccgattcaagtttaagctcaatgatgataaggctcctcctttttatagccgagtccaaatggcgtgccgcagtgcgacaactctttgtggagaagtttttacatgcctgccataccaaatggtacagtacctcccaaatgttgccagcattaggagggaatagccaccgctgaaaattttcatgatgttctagccaggattcgaatccaggcgttcagcgtcataggcgcacatgcgctgcggtggcctccacaaacatacaaacattttaCTTGGCATTTATATAGCCCTGTTCCGGTTTTTCATCTCATTTTAACTTTTAAGATTTGAAATCACTTGAGGTTGCAATTTTTGTCTTGCAAGGTTTGCAAGatttaagaaaaagaaaatctttcgtTGTGCGTTTAATAAAACCGAAAAAGGTAAGTTACGTTTGAACCACCATTTCTTAACATACAAGCTGACCGATTAGTTTCGAAGACTGAggagtttataaaaaaaattcctgtAACGGTTAATGCTGGTGAGTTTTGCAAGTACTTCAAACTTGTAACACTTGCAAACTGGTCGATTTAGAACGGTAAGTAAAAATATGGGGCCTTATAAAAATCATCATTACTTTACACCATTTGAAGTGAGCCTGAGGTTCACAAATATATTTCGCTGCTTTTTTTAACTATCCAGCAACAACATTCCTATGTggtgcttaaaaaaaaaaccagttaCCCATAACAACTAAACTATCTTAAACAGATAATGCAAAATAGATCCATTGTGGTGGTTTTGGGTATACAAAATATGTTGCATCATTCAAAGATATGTCCGGGAGGTAATTAACCATTGTTCCTATTCTGTACTTAAGGTTTTTATCCtgaataaacacacacacacacacactgatcATCAATGTACATTAAATCTTTGTTTAGTTTAGCCAACTCGTTGATAGTTAAGTACAACCTATCTGAATGCAGCATACAAATTCGAGTTTGAAAAATGTAAGtagtaaagtaaaaaaaaaaaaacaatacaataGTAAATTGGTATTACAAATTGTTATACATTACTCGTTTAGAAAAATATGGGGCCTTATAAAAATCATCATTACTTTACACCATTTGAAGTGAGCCTGAGGTTCACAAATATATTTCGCTGCTTTTTTTAACTATCCAGCAACAACATTCCTATGTGGTGCTTAAAAAAAACCAGTTACCCATAACAACTAAACTATCTTAAACAGATAATGCAAAATAGATCCATTGTGGTGGTTTTGGGTATACAAAATATGTTGCATCATTCAAAGATATGTCCGGGAGGTAATTAACCATTGTTCCTATTCTGTACTTAAGGTTTTTATCCtgaataaacacacacacacacacactgatcATCAATGTACATTAAATCTTTGTTTAGTTTAGCCAACTCGTTGATAGTTAAGTACAACCTATCTGAATGCAGCATACAAATTCGAGTTTGAAAAATGTAAGtagtaaagtaaaaaaaaaaaacaatacaataGTAAATTGGTATTACAAATTGTTATACATTACTCGTTTAGAAGATTGCATAGCAATTTGATTGATAGCTTGCAATTTGATTTTACCTTTGTTGTAGTTGTCCTTGCTGCCGCCTCCGTTTCTAAAATAGGATTGTAATAGTAACGCATCATTTaac includes:
- the LOC106080764 gene encoding RNA-binding protein cabeza, which encodes MDRYGQGGGGGGGGGYNNFSVPPPNYQMGSESGGGGGPYSKPPPSYNKPGGYDSGNRGGGGGGGGGGGWQDRSGGGGGGYGNGGGSKDNYNKGGGGGGGGYGSGGGGDMVTQEDTIFVSGMNPEATELDIETHFGAIGIIKKDKRTSKPKIWLYRNKETGVSKGEATVTYDDINAAQSAIAWFDGHDFNGFTIKVSLAQRQNNWNKGGGGRGGGGGGGRGRGGGGGGGGFGGGDRDRGGSRFDRGGGGGGGGGGGGSDYDSGRGGGDRGGDRGGRPRMGGPGGGGGGGGNNNVAPREGDWRCSSCNNTNFAWRNECNRCKTPKGDEDGGSGGGGGGGRGGGGYGGGGGGGGGGYNRDSRGGGGGGGYGGGGGGGNRFGGGGRGGGPGGDRGGRRDFGGNSGGGGPMRGNSPSGNRSRPY